The following DNA comes from Diorhabda sublineata isolate icDioSubl1.1 unplaced genomic scaffold, icDioSubl1.1 Dsub_178, whole genome shotgun sequence.
GCAAGACATAAATTGATCCCGAGTGTCTATGCTTTGTGTGAAGTAAAACCGAATGAGATGGGGCGGCCAGAAGCCGTCTCATATAGTGGACCAACATATATAGCAATCCGAAGTGGTAAGCACTCGTCTTCGACTGCAATTAGTCAAGCTGAAGACTTGGACACTCTCTTAACTCTTCAGCCTTTtggtaaattaatgaaaaacgaaGACGATAAAATCAAGCCTGTCCTTATTATTTCGAACGATGGCGGTCCCGATGAGAACCCGCGATATTTGACGCAATATTCATTGGGACTAATGCCCCCGGCAGAAGTGCTTTCAATAGAGTAGAGAGACGCATGGCTCCACTTAGCCGAGAACTATCAGGTGTTGTTCTTCCCCATGACTCTTTTGAGACACATCTTGACTCCACGGTAAAACAATTAATGATgacttaaaaaaaagataacttCAAAAAAGCAGAAATATGGTCCGCAATGTGCATTGATAGACACAAAGTTATTGCTAATTACATCGACCCAAACGACGACATTTCTAATGTTCCAGATTTTCCAGCTGAAGAATGGTACACCGAGCATTTTAGAGAGAGTCAATATTTACTTCAGGTAAACAAAATcaccatttttctaaaatatttttttaacaagcatctttataaataatcaaaaataattatcattttaggTTGTAAAATGCGATGATCAGCAGTGCTGCAATCCGCGTCGGAGTTCTttacatgatatttttttattacctccATATCCCATTGAAGTTAATGGAGATCCGGCGATTCCGGGTCCTGAACAGCATGATGGAAAAACATTTGCAACATTCTTCATTCGCCATTGCCTACCTATTCAACCATTACACACCTTCACAAGCATGCCTTATGATGACCTCTATTGTCCAAGTTTACGTCACGATATAGAAAAGAGATGCTGCAATACATGTGGTATCTATTTCGTATCCATCATCATGCACGAGATGTGCAAACACTTAAATTGCGACCACCGTGTATTGTTTCAAGACCAGCGACTGTGTGCAAGCGACAAAGGTTTGGAGTGGCTCAATCAGAACGAAGTTGAAGGAGCAGatgatttcattgaaaattatttgaatatgttgGTTCTAGTAGTCACTCTTGGGAGTACACGAGTCTCCATGGACTGAATTAGAATAATCTCTTATTAATTTACGttgaagtatttattatttaatttcatcacAGTGATTTTAAACTAAGGCAATATTCTCAAATCACAATTGTATACTAGTCTTTAA
Coding sequences within:
- the LOC130452108 gene encoding uncharacterized protein LOC130452108, with product MCIDRHKVIANYIDPNDDISNVPDFPAEEWYTEHFRESQYLLQVVKCDDQQCCNPRRSSLHDIFLLPPYPIEVNGDPAIPGPEQHDGKTFATFFIRHCLPIQPLHTFTSMPYDDLYCPSLRHDIEKRCCNTCGIYFVSIIMHEMCKHLNCDHRVLFQDQRLCASDKGLEWLNQNEVEGADDFIENYLNMLVLVVTLGSTRVSMD